The Candidatus Dormiibacterota bacterium genome segment GCGTCGTCGTCGCCCCGCCGCCGTTCAGGGGTCCGACGTTCCACACGAGATTGGGCGCGCCCGCTGCGTTGGCGCCGGTCCCGGTGATCGAGCCGGCGACGTAGGTGGTGTTCGCCGGCACCGTGTCGCTCACGACGATGCCGGTCGCGTTCATGTTGCCGCTGTTGCGCACGACAATCGTGTAGCGCAGGACATCGCCCGTCGTGACCAGGCCGCCGTTGAGGTCGCTCACGGTCTTGGTCGAGATGGTGAAGTTCGGCGAGGCCGTGATGTTCGTCGTGGCGGTGCTGGTGTTGACCGCCGCGGTCTGTGTGCTCGTGATGGACGCGGTGTTGGTGATCGACGTCGTGCCGGCCGGCACCGGGTTGTTGACCAGGGCCTGGTAGGTCAGGTTGACCGTTGCGCCCGCCGCCACGTTCCCCACGTTCCACACCAGGTTCGGGTTGCCGGCGGCGCTGGCGCCCGTCCCGGTGATCGACCCGCCCACATACGTGGTGTTCGGCGGGATCGTGTCGCTCACGACCACACCGGTGGCCGGATTGACGCCTGAATTGATGACGCTGATCGTATAGGTGAGAGTCGAGCCGGGCGTCGCGATGCCGAAATTCACGGTCTTCGTGCTCGTGGCGAACGACACGGGCGACTGGACCGTCGTGGTCACGGTCGCCTGCACCGGGGTGCCGAGGCCGGTCTCGGTGCTCACGACCGACACCGTGTTGCTGATCACGGTGCCGTTCGTCACGCCGGCACCCACGGTGACCGTGAGCGTCAGGATCTGCGACGCCCCCGAAGCCATGTTTCCGATGGCCCACGTGACCGTGCCGCCGACGTTGTTCCCGGGGGCGCTCGCCGAGACGAAGGTCGTGTTCGCGGGCACGGCGTCGGTCACGCTGACCCCGGTCAGAGCCTGACTGCCGTTGTTGGTCACCGCGATCGTGTAGGTGATGTTCGAGCCCGCCGCCACCGGGTCGGGCGAATCACTCTTGCTGATGGCGATGCTCGTCGTGCTCGGTGACACGCTCGTGGTGAAGGTCGCCGTGTCGGAGACTGCCGGGTTGAAGTTCGAGGTCGCCAGGATCCTGTAGATATCGGTCTGGTTGTTCCCGCCCCCGCCCGGCTTCGTGAATCGGACCTGGTAGACGACCGTCGTTCCGGCGGCGATGTTCCCCGTGTCGGGCAGTCCGTCCCCATCGGTGTCCGCGGCCGGCAGGACCGAGTCCCAGGTTCCGTTCGCGGGGGAGTTGTCGGTCGCGAGAACGGTCCCCGTGGGATTCAGCAGCTCGACCATCACGTTGTACTGGTTCTGGACGAGAACATCGGTCAGATCGAACCGGTCGGTGCCGTTGCCGGTATTGGTGACGGTGAAGGTGTAGGTGTAGAGCGTCCCGTTCGAGGGCCGGATGCTTCCGGACTGATCCGGGTCCACCAGGACCGAGGCGACCTGCGTCACGGTCGTCGTGACGGTGCTGGAGGCCACCGGGTTCTGCGTGTTGCCCAGGTTGTCCTGGAAGGAGATCGACCCGCTGTTGCTGATGATCGTCCCCGCCACCACCCCCGCGTTGATCGTGACCGTGAATTGCCGGGAGCCCGAGCCGCCCGCCGCGATCGACCCGATGTTCCAGGTGACCACGCCACCGGTCAAGATGCCGCCGCCGGTCGCGCTCTGGAACGTGGTGTTGGACGGCACGAAGTCGGACAGGGTGACGTTGGTGGCGCTCACGCTCCCGGCGTTGCCGTACGTGAGGGTGTAGGTGATCGGCTGGCCCGGGCCGGCGCTCGCGACGCTGCGCGTCTTGGTCAGGGAGATGTTCAGCGGATTCACGACTGTGATGCTGGTCGGGTCGTTGAGAGCACCGGTGCCGGGGTCGTCGGAGAGGACGGTGATCGGTCCGGTCGCCGTGATCGTCGCCTGGTTGCCGATCACGAGACCGTTGGCGGCGCCGGCGCTGATCTGCACCTTGAAGGTGACCGTCACGCTGCCGCCCGAGGCCGCGAGCCCGCCGGCCTGCACCTGAAGCGGGTTCCCCTCGATCACGATGTCGGTCGGATCGCTGGACGTGAGGGATCCCGGCAGGTAGGTGGTATTCGCGGGAATCGGATCGGAGATCACGACGTTCGCCGCCGCCGTGGTGCCGGTGTTCGTGACCGTCAGCGTGTAGGTCAGGGTCTCGCTCGGCCGGGGCGATCCGCCGTTGTCGTCGGCGACCGTCTTGCTGGCCACGAGATTGACCGCGGCCAGCGCCTGGGCCGACAGGACCGGACAGAAGGAGACGGCCGCCGCCAGCAGCGCAAGGAGGGCGACTCGCCGGGCCGGACCGGGGAGGCGGCTCATCGTCCCCCTCCGTCCAGGGCGCGCAGGAGCGCAGCCACGACTTCGGGATCGTGCTTGCGGCCGCGTCTCTTCTCGATCGCCTCCAGAGCCAGCGCCCTGGCCCGCGTCTCGTCGCCCGCGGGGCACAGGGAGACGAACTCCTCGCAGGTCGCCAGGACGCGGGACTCGACCGGCACGTTCCCGGCGCCGCCGCCGAGCGGCGAGGGGGAAGCGTCGAACCAGTCGGCGGAGCGCAGGATGATGTCGCGCACGTTGCGCAGGGAGGCGATCGGCGCGAGAAGGCGTTCGGTCGCCATGACGGCGACCGGGAACCACTCCGCCGCGGGACGCAGCCGCCCGCCGGCCCGTTCCTGCTCTTCGGGCGGCGCCGTCAGGCGCCCCGCCTCGTGCAACGCCGCGGCGCGCGTGACCAGGTCCACCCGCTCTTCCGGCAGGCCGAGCCCGCGCGCCACGGCCGCCGCCAGCTCCGCGACCCGCCGCGAATGACCGCGCGTCTCGGCGCGAAGCCCCTCCATCGCATGGATCACGCCGATCAGCGCCGTGAGGTAGCCGTCCTCCATCTCCTTCACCAGGCGGGCGTTCTCGATCGCGACCGCCATCTGCGACGCGAGAGTCGAGAGAAACTCCAGGTCCTGCTCGGTGAACGGCTCGCCCGAGTGCTTGTCGCTGACGTTGATGACGCCGACCCGCCTGCGCTGGTAGCGGATCGGGTAGGAGACCGTGAGCGGCGTGATCATGAAGGAGGCGGTCGAGTACTTCCCGCCGGTGCGCATCGTCCTGAGCGCGGTCTTCTCGATGTCCTGCACCAGGAGGGGCGCCTGGGACGCGGCCACGCGCCCGGCGATCCCCTCCCCGACCCGCAGCGTGCGCCTCAGGCCTTCCTCATCCGGGATGCCGACGGAGGCGACCAGCTTCAGCGTGTCGCTGTCGGTGCCCGACACGAACACCGACACGCGGCGCGCCTTCAGGTGCTGCGCGACCAGGCGCACCAGCGAGTCGTACAGATCGCCCGTGTCGAGGAGCCCGGCGGTTGCCTTGCCGATCTCGTTGACCGCCGCCAGGCGGGCCACGGTCTCGGTCAGCTCGACGTTGCGCGTCTGCAGGCTGCCGACGAGCATCCGGTTCTCCTGGGCGAGGCGGCGTTTCTCCAGGGCGCGGTCGACCACGCGGTACAGGGCATCGAGCTCTGTCACGGGCTTGGTGATCAGGTCGTAGGCGCCGTCGCGCAGCGCCTGGATCGCGGTGTCGAGGCTGGCATGCGCCGTGACGACGATCACCTCGGCGCCCGGGCTCACCTGCTTGACGGTCTGCAGGACATGGAGCCCCGACATCCCGGGCATGCGCACGTCGGTCAGGACCACGTCGCATGGCTGCGTCCGGAAGATCTCGACTCCGCGCTCGCCGTCCTCGGCCGCGGCGACGCTGTGACCGGCCTCGGTGAGAGCGGCGACGAGGAACTTGCGGACCGAGGCGTCGTCGTCGATGACCAGGATCCGGCCCGGCGCCTCGCGCGCGCTCCTGCGGGGGGAGGTGACGCCGCCGGTGGCGGTGGCGCCGGCCGGAGCCGCCGATGGCGCCTCCGCCCTTCGCGCCGTGTCCGTGCGCGCTGCGGAAGGACCCCTCGGGTGGGAGTAAAAGGCGGTCCCGCCGATCAGTCGCCTGTCGAGAAGACCCTTGTCGTGCAGATCGACCAGCGCGCGCTCGACGACACCTCGATCCTCCCGCACCCAGAAGCGGGCGATCCCCTCGACCGAGTCCATGGCCTCCGAGTTGCGGCGGAAGTACGCCAGCACGCGCTCGCTGATTTCCGGACTCGATCCGTCGGCCGGCGCCTCCACCGGTTCCGGCTGCGGCTCTGTCCCCTTGACCGACTCCATCTGACGGACCTCCGGGTCCATGCACTGCGAGGCGCATGCCCCCGTGGGGCTTTGGCCGACGGACGCTTCATGGGTGTGTTTTCAGCGGGTTGGAGCGGTGCGACAGAATGGCGCCCGGGAGCGATGACAGAAAAGGACATCGCTCCCGTGGGGAATCCCCCGCATGCGGCCTGTCATGACGATTCCAGGCGCGGGGTTTTCGGGGCGCGTGCGGGGAATTTCCCTCGGTGGACCGTCCTGGATCTGAGGAGATTCGACCGGCTCGTTGAGGAATTCACCTGATTGCGGACGACGGACCCGCAACCGAACGTGGACTATGGAGAGGTCTGAGGTCGAGGAGTACACGATGGGCAGACGCATGGAAGCAACGGGCCCGCTCTTGAAGACCGCCGCGCCCCGCGGGACGCCGCTCGACATTCTCCTGGTGGAGGACAACCCCGCCGATGCGCGCCTGGCGGCGGAGGCCCTGAAGGAGAGCGGCTTCCCCAGCAGGCTGCACTGGGCCGCGGACGGAATCCACGCCCTCGAGATCCTGCGCGGACAGGACGAGGCGGCGACCGGCGTGCACCCCGGCCTGATCCTCCTCGACCTGAATCTGCCCAAGAAGGACGGCCGCGAGGTCCTGGCGGAAATCAAGCGGGACCCTGCTCTGCGCCGCATCCCGGTCATCGTCCTGACCAACTCGCGCGCCGAGGCCGACCGCGA includes the following:
- a CDS encoding response regulator codes for the protein MESVKGTEPQPEPVEAPADGSSPEISERVLAYFRRNSEAMDSVEGIARFWVREDRGVVERALVDLHDKGLLDRRLIGGTAFYSHPRGPSAARTDTARRAEAPSAAPAGATATGGVTSPRRSAREAPGRILVIDDDASVRKFLVAALTEAGHSVAAAEDGERGVEIFRTQPCDVVLTDVRMPGMSGLHVLQTVKQVSPGAEVIVVTAHASLDTAIQALRDGAYDLITKPVTELDALYRVVDRALEKRRLAQENRMLVGSLQTRNVELTETVARLAAVNEIGKATAGLLDTGDLYDSLVRLVAQHLKARRVSVFVSGTDSDTLKLVASVGIPDEEGLRRTLRVGEGIAGRVAASQAPLLVQDIEKTALRTMRTGGKYSTASFMITPLTVSYPIRYQRRRVGVINVSDKHSGEPFTEQDLEFLSTLASQMAVAIENARLVKEMEDGYLTALIGVIHAMEGLRAETRGHSRRVAELAAAVARGLGLPEERVDLVTRAAALHEAGRLTAPPEEQERAGGRLRPAAEWFPVAVMATERLLAPIASLRNVRDIILRSADWFDASPSPLGGGAGNVPVESRVLATCEEFVSLCPAGDETRARALALEAIEKRRGRKHDPEVVAALLRALDGGGR